The proteins below are encoded in one region of Cicer arietinum cultivar CDC Frontier isolate Library 1 unplaced genomic scaffold, Cicar.CDCFrontier_v2.0 Ca_scaffold_5703_v2.0, whole genome shotgun sequence:
- the LOC101500105 gene encoding mitogen-activated protein kinase 4-like isoform X1 → MGSKSKDTEGDPIKKVLTHRGRYVQYNLYGNLFELSCKYVPPLRPIGRGAYGIVCTAVNSDTHEEVAIKKIANTFDNIIDAKRTLREIKLLRHMDHENVIAIKDIIRPPQKDAFNDVYIVYELMDTDLHQILRSDQPLNLDHCQYFLYQLLRGLRYVHSANALHRDLKPSNLLLNGNCDLKIGDFGLARTTSETDFMTEYVVTRWYRAPELLLNCSEYTSAIDVWSVGCIFAEIMTRKTLFPGKDYVHQLRLITEA, encoded by the exons ATGGGTAGCAAAAGCAAAGATACAGAGGGAGATCCAATAAAGAAGGTTTTGACTCACAGAGGTCGATATGTCCAGTACAATTTGTATGGAAACTTATTCGAACTTTCCTGCAAATACGTTCCTCCTCTTCGCCCTATCGGTAGAGGCGCTTATGGCATCGTCTG TACTGCTGTTAATTCCGATACACATGAGGAAGTTGCCATCAAGAAGATTGCCAATACATTTGACAATATTATTGATGCTAAAAGGACTTTGAGAGAAATTAAGCTCCTACGTCACATGGACCATGAAAAT GTTATTGCTATAAAGGATATAATACGACCTCCACAAAAGGATGCTTTTAATGATGTTTACATAGTTTATGAATTGATGGACACTGATCTTCATCAGATTCTTCGTTCTGATCAACCTCTCAACCTTGACCATTGTCAG TACTTTCTATACCAGCTATTAAGAGGACTGAGGTATGTGCATTCAGCCAATGCCTTGCACCGTGATCTTAAACCAAGTAATTTACTTTTGAATGGAAATTGTGATCTTAAAATTGGGGATTTTGGTTTGGCGAGGACGACATCTGAAACGGATTTTATGACCGAGTATGTCGTTACTAGATGGTACCGAGCCCCGGAATTGCTCCTTAACTGTTCAGAGTACACCTCTGCTATTGATGTTTGGTCGGTTGGTTGCATATTTGCTGAAATTATGACCAGAAAAACCTTG
- the LOC101500105 gene encoding mitogen-activated protein kinase 4-like isoform X2, which translates to MGSKSKDTEGDPIKKVLTHRGRYVQYNLYGNLFELSCKYVPPLRPIGRGAYGIVCTAVNSDTHEEVAIKKIANTFDNIIDAKRTLREIKLLRHMDHENVIAIKDIIRPPQKDAFNDVYIVYELMDTDLHQILRSDQPLNLDHCQYFLYQLLRGLRYVHSANALHRDLKPSNLLLNGNCDLKIGDFGLARTTSETDFMTEYVVTRWYRAPELLLNCSEYTSAIDVWSVGCIFAEIMTRKTLFPGKDYVHQLRLITEV; encoded by the exons ATGGGTAGCAAAAGCAAAGATACAGAGGGAGATCCAATAAAGAAGGTTTTGACTCACAGAGGTCGATATGTCCAGTACAATTTGTATGGAAACTTATTCGAACTTTCCTGCAAATACGTTCCTCCTCTTCGCCCTATCGGTAGAGGCGCTTATGGCATCGTCTG TACTGCTGTTAATTCCGATACACATGAGGAAGTTGCCATCAAGAAGATTGCCAATACATTTGACAATATTATTGATGCTAAAAGGACTTTGAGAGAAATTAAGCTCCTACGTCACATGGACCATGAAAAT GTTATTGCTATAAAGGATATAATACGACCTCCACAAAAGGATGCTTTTAATGATGTTTACATAGTTTATGAATTGATGGACACTGATCTTCATCAGATTCTTCGTTCTGATCAACCTCTCAACCTTGACCATTGTCAG TACTTTCTATACCAGCTATTAAGAGGACTGAGGTATGTGCATTCAGCCAATGCCTTGCACCGTGATCTTAAACCAAGTAATTTACTTTTGAATGGAAATTGTGATCTTAAAATTGGGGATTTTGGTTTGGCGAGGACGACATCTGAAACGGATTTTATGACCGAGTATGTCGTTACTAGATGGTACCGAGCCCCGGAATTGCTCCTTAACTGTTCAGAGTACACCTCTGCTATTGATGTTTGGTCGGTTGGTTGCATATTTGCTGAAATTATGACCAGAAAAACCTTG